Within the Syngnathoides biaculeatus isolate LvHL_M chromosome 13, ASM1980259v1, whole genome shotgun sequence genome, the region TAAGATTGTTGCTATGTGCAACAGTTCCCGTGGTTGGGGGGGTCGTGCTTGGTAAATGATTGACGCTTTCGGTCACGCCGTTAGTCTCATATAGGTTGTTCTTCCTCAGGTgtggtagtttaaaaaaaaaattgagaaactggataattttagattatttatttttaacccatttgcaaaaatgtcatcaaaacagGTAAACAATCTCTCATTTCATGATGTTAGTTGCCAAGACACGCCTGGGAAACAGAAACAGTGTTTGGGATCGAGTTGCCAGGTATACTtcaccaccacccccactcTGGTTTTCTTTAAATAAACAGCTCGACAACTtttcttaaataaaaaataaataataaggtGGAACTTCTGTGTGAGGACTACAGGATAAACCGAGAAGATGAGGACAACAACGCGTGACGTGACGTCATGGCTAACGATGGATTTTGTTTAGTTTATTTACTTTTAGCTAACTACAGCAGTTGAATTAGTACTGGTCCTTTTACCATTATCTTTTTAAACAAACCGTGTACTTCTAGTTAAGTACAGCGCGTGAGAACTTTGTGCACCTCCCCTCGTGTATAAGTAGTAATTTGGTAGTTTGGGATGCGGCGCCGACATTACGTCAGCTCAGTAGCTCGCCTCGCTTGGTTTCTTGCAGCGGTGAGTCAAGTTCGTGCGACAAAAAGAGTGTCGACTGACTGCACGTCTGGTATGCGGGGAGGGACCCCCATAAAGCACTCCCACCCTTCAGGAATTCGGGAAGTTTCCTTCCATATATGGACTTTTTCATATCAATCGGCACCGAAAGAATAAAAATGGAGAGGAGGAGCCTAGGATCGATTGACAAAGAGAATGTACCGAAGCGAGAttttacctttttctttttgtttttacggTTGTGAGGCACAAACTACATGACGTGAAAAATACGTAGAAtactgtaaatccatccatccattttcttagctgcctaaCCTGACTGGTTAGTTTGGGGTTAAACGGTTTACGGGAACCAAGTTGTTACCAAGCATCTCTATTCTCCCCTGACTTTGCCCAgtttttgccaatttttgtCCACTGATAATCCAGCGCAAGGCGTTCGGTTTGATCGTTTCCCGAGAATCTCAGAAAAACCAtgtattcattgaaaaaaaataaggtaaaatgactaatttgtttttgaaatgcgcAGCTAATTGTTCATTTAAAATCACTTGTTGATAGTCACTGTCAAATGTCCCAATTTTAAGTCAGTTAATAAGTAACTCATATTGCTAACAGTCAATGGTTTTCGTTTGGTAATAATTAACTCCAACTGGATGTACTTCCGTGCTGGCTGTGGTGATGGGTCGATAAAGTTTATTCTAACCAAGTACAGGACAGGAAAACTATAAGGCATGTATTACATTGATAGTTTCATATCGGTTTAACCCCAAATAACATGTTGCATTCGTAAGGTGGAAGCTGATCCTGGGTTTAATgttcaagtgtcatgaaatggatgagttttagtacgttattaatgaaaaaacgtcagccggtATGCAcccaggtgtttttttttcccaccacaaaacgtaatttcaacataaatggctttttgtaactccccccatgaaaatcctctcgtgggatttgttttcaagaagaagcaggaagtgaagtacagggcagtagcgtaCTCAAgcagactcatttgtttctattagttttacctgctggaaggtagctcgttgttccttcgtgttagccaaaatgccggcttgttgtattgctggatattgcttgaacacttgggaggatggattcagtcttcatatttttccaaaagatccggttcatcgtgaaaaatggattgcatgggtgcaaaggacgggagctacgtgggttccaaatgacaggtaggtgtgtctacagctattaaaaaaaatatagtggggggggggggtggcgtaatccgtaaatcaggggtgctaaatgcgtcgatgtgtgcatcggaaggcttctgtgcagcagccgctgaaggacggcctcccccaggccttgtggatttccgccggccttgtcgactaggccgagccggccgctgGCTTTGTCaccacggcttcggccggggtggctcgtcacaGCGCCaggccacggtggctcatctctgccacggAAGTGACGGGGAGAcagtttggccgcggcgtcgtcgtcgctcatGAGCGGCATTGTTTGTTATCGCCGCtgtgcggaggtggatcgggggGAGagatggtttggccgtgatccacatatcatctaaatatggcttgaaacgataggctAATATTGGCCCGGTCACTTCTCTCGGTTGAGAGATGTTGTCTTCTTTGAGAAAAAGGGGAgcgttcatctcccatagcaggggacagagcgtgttttcaatggcgaatgtccgaggtCACGTCACGgccagtagatgcagccaatatggcgaccacttggatgtcaaatgacacttccgcaactttgcccatggatgctctccgctcatatttattcttttgtatgaacattgaagtgaataatgttatatgtatttttcattacaatatctattttatagggatgacgcaTGGACTTTAAAGTGTCCAACAATATGGTGGCCACGCATGTACACTGTAGCTGGCAGGACTTTCTCGACATTGGAGGGTATTCTCTTGTGTGTACCAGCCTTCCTCTTTGGATGGGAACGTCAGCGCTTTCTAATAGGCGGCAGTCAAAAGAAAGGAAGTATTTAGACCAACCTCCGCGGCCACGGGCAACTTATTTTCCGTACTTTCCCCACCCCCTCAAACTCTGAACAACTCACTTTTTGCCTCAGTTTGACACATCTAAACTCTCACAATGAGCTTCAACAGAGGTCCCGCTTACGGTTTCAGCGCGGAAGTTagaaacaaggtatgtaaatgttggtttttgttttatgatattttttatattgaaaaaaaaacccacggtAATTTTTCCAGTACGTTTTTGCGCATCTTTTAGTCTCTTGCGTTTTTGTCTGAAGCAAATGTGCTGGTCCTCCATTTTGGTACGCCTCTTAAGTCGAGGTGGATGCCGTTAGAAAagttttgggaaaataaaaatgcaactgGCTTAGATGCATGCGAGACGATGTAGCATAAAACCCGTTGATCAGTTTAATATTGCCGCAATCATAAAAGTAgtattcgttaaaaaaaaaaaaaaacacgttttaagAAAAAGTATCGCAGGCGTGTGTGTACAAAGGATACTCTGGGCGTTGTCCTTTTGGCAAAGAAGTGTCGTTGTGACAGATTTAAAATCACTTTGGAGCATTTATTTATCCTCTCTGCAAGTTTGCACGTCCGCATTGTGACCCACATTCGCGCATAATGCGATTCGGCCTTTAGATCATTGTACGCATCCAAAATTACCTTTTATTAATGCAAATGTCTACCGCTTTCTTCGGCAAAGTCGCGGTCTGAACTTTTGCTACCGAAGTCTATCTTTTccaacttattattattattattatcgctTGTTCCATGCATTTTAGTGTGGGCTTCTTGTGGAATGTTGTCTCCTAAGTGACCTTGTTTGTTGGAAACTTCTGGAGCGAAGTGGTATGGCGAAAGTGTGCAAAAGTCTCCCCCTGAGCATCCGGATCCACTTAACATACCAAAGCATATGGAAGAGATAACGTTTCTTGACTGGAATAAGTTCTTACTGCACAGTTCTGTTTGTTACTGTATTATACAGGATTGTAATATTAATAGTATAACTTTACTTCACATTATAAATTGAAAGATGCACACATACAGTCCAGTAGAATACAGTAGTAGTTAGCAGATGATACAATTGATGAAGTAGACAATAACTGAtacagtaagtaagtttctttcggcttgtccctttcggggtcgccacagcgtgtcatctcagatgaacgcacatatgttttggcacaatttttacgccggatgcccttcctgacgcaacccttctcagggagtggaggccccacaacccctggtttatcaaaccagtgctctaaccactgagctacagggcctcttgaCAATAACTGATACAGTAGGTATCACAATTTGTTCTGGAAAATACAATAGATACAAAAGATGGATAAACTCATAGCTAGAtagattatcatttttttaacactgtaaATGAGCACAAAAAACAAGCATCGAAGATATAGAAGCTACTTTATATAGTTTATTGGTAGTATGTCAGatatgtgcctttaagaggtggTGACATCTGCATGTGAGTCTCCTGGTGTAAGATGTGGCTGGCAGCAGCTGCCGCGTGCGCATTacatttgcgtttttttttatttttactacatTCCTTGAACTCACTATCAACTGCTTATTGATGGATCGATAGACGAGGGATAGATGGTAGATCGTTTATTCGACCATAATGGAAATTCCCTTGTACCAACTACTTTGTGCCTTGTTTATATATGAGAAATTGAAAGTTGTCTCCTCCCCAAATATGCACAGacacaaagacattttaaaactaAACGCAACCTGAAGGGATGAGGTCTGTAGATGGTGACGTTTGTATTTCCTGCCATCAATGATGTCGGAGTTATGCTGTAAAATGACAGGAATTCAACTCCTCTGTACTCCCTTTctggttttattttcttttttgttgttgttttgctttgtcaAAGCCACTCGTGACAAGTTTCCAATTGCATCAAAATGCTACTAGGATACACACAGCAGCGGGTCGCATTCCTCGCATTCAACATGTCTCTGGGAATCACGTCGGTGAGGCTCCTTGAGGGCAATTACAATTTCTTTCATGGGGATTACTGAATGAATAGAATGTAATTCCAGGCATACCTGAACCGTGGCCTCTGGAAACTGGCAAAATTTGTGCGTTTGTGGTCATTTTATGTCTCGCGCTCTCATTTCCTTTTGGACTCTGGTGGGAATCGACAGCTTGTTTTTATCCTTCACTATAGATGTGGGGGTGGGGAGAAGAGAAGGATACCTGTTGTACGTTTACAATGGCTCCCTTCAGAGTTGACGCAACCCGTTCGTGAAGCCTGAAATGCTTTTAAGTCGCTAGAACAACATAACCTTGTGCACCCTCCCCTCCTTCCTTTACTTTGGGGGAGAGTTTAGCTGTTTAGTAAACAGGATATCCTTTCTTGTCAGTGTTCAGTCATCACCTTTTATTTGCGtgtaaaaagagacaaaaagcaCTACGTCAACATACTGTAGTTGAAGAAATTAGAAATGGAGGTGGTGACTGGAACACAATATACAGCCAGAAtaaacagaacaaataaaagatGCTGTTATCACACGTTTTTGTTAGCCAAATACATCTTTATGACTTGGCCTTGTCGTTGTGATTCAACTTGGGGACGACGACTATTTTTAAAttgggggggatgtgggggAGAAATCACTTCCCAAGGAATTCCAATGACCTCCTGACCCCATCTTCCTGAACAGATTGCCCAGAAATATGACCTCcagaaggaggaggagctgAGGATCTGGATCGAGGACCTGACTGGCGCCTCCATTGGCCCTGACTTCCACAATGGCCTGAAAAATGGAGTCATCCTGTGCCAGTAAGCAGAGATGACGAAGCCTCCCTTGTCGTCGTTCTTTGAGatgcttcaaatattttttctctttctcaggCTAATCAACAAACTCCAGCCAGGTTCTGTGAAAACAATCAACCGCTCATCACTCAACTGGCACCAGGTGAGTGTGCCGGTGACGCATTGCCACATTAATGAGGGTGTGTTGATGTTAATTGTGTAACTACATTAATTGCGTCTTCCTGTGATACTGCAACAAATGCGCAAGTGTGGAAAACCATGGCCCTCACATATttattacgtggtgtaaaaatgttagggtcggtcgggaaatcagaaccacaagcttttttttttttttttaaagcctaaCGTCTATTATGAAATGCAATATGTACCTGGATCTATGCTAATGGCTATTAGCTTTGATCTGGGATACTGAAATACAAATCTTAGACCATATTAATCTCAGAGTCAAAGGTCAGTTAGTTGAGGTTGGTTACACCACTATCATttgaaacaacagcaaaaatatgAACTAGAACataatgttattttcattttgatatAAATTCGTAAGCCTAAGCTCGAATACTCAATGGCTCATTTTGATTTTAGCTGGAAAACTTGACCAACTTCATCCGAGCGATCAAAGAGTATGGCCTGAAGCCCCATGACACCTTTGAGGCCAACGACGTGTTTGAGAACGGCAACAAGACGCAGCTCCAGACCACGCTGCTGGCGCTGGCGAGCATGGTAAGCGTTTTGCTGTTGTCTGCTGACATTGTGAAATGCTGTGTCACTGTCATGTTGTAGGGGGTGTATAAATGTTCTGTCATGCTGAACACCGCCGTGAAATACAGAAGCAGTGTTTGGAATCGTTCATTCACTCCCTATCTTCTAATCTGGGCATTTTCAAGGCTAGCAGGGCACATCTGACTCTTTGGGCGTTCCCGTCCGCCCCGCCTCATGTCAcgcaaaataaattcaaacaagTACTTAATCTGTGGATGCCATACAAATTTCtcgtcttttatttaaaaaaaacccggaTGTGTCCGCTCACATTTGCTCACTGCAGACGGCAACAAGGGAGACAGCTACGACTTGTATGCAAGCTATCACATTAAAAATGGCAACTCGCGTTAAAAACTTTTTCTAGAAGACATGGACTACTTATTTGTTGACTGAAGTCCAAGGTAAACCTGTGTGATTAGTTTGTGGCACATGGAATTCTGTTCAAGGACTATAGTCTGTATTGTCACTCTGTCACCAACCACAAGAATTGGACTTAAAAGAGTGTGAGCAAAGGAGTCAAAGGCTTTGCCAGCAAAGTGCAAATAAGGCAGgcacttaaaagaaaaatccatccagTATGGTAGTTGTCAAGAAATTTGCTGGTACGTCATATCTCACAGAatcacccccaaaaatgtattgcactgtAAGGAGGTGGGTTGAACACATTGAAGGAAGCATTGAGCGTAGTTATTCAGACAGATTTTAGTTTTGAATTAGAAATCCAGGGTAATGGGGGTTTCAACAATTGTTCATGATTGGGAACAAAAATACTTATAAtacctcaatgttatcatttatgatagatgataattggaaattttggtacagattttcacaagaatcatggaagttgacacagatgatttgcctccgtgggccacataaaatcatgtggcgggccgaatctggcccctgggccttgagtttgactccAGTGTAGCAGTGTATACAGATCAATAAAAATCCTTACACGGTGATTAGGGTGGAGAAAATGCTTCAAACGCCTTCCATACACCCTAATCACAACAGTATATAGGGATTTTTATACAGTGTGCTTAAACATTACTCAAGCACCCTGCAAATTACATCATTGCTGTCGCATGATTACCATTTACTGGATCAACATCGGCTGGTGGACTGTTTCTaataaatattgacaaaataaaaaaatgatcatatGACAAACCCCTGGGATATGTTCCAGATGCAACCGCAATGGGGGAAAACCCACAGTATAGACTTTTTatagtttcttcttttttatgtaAATTATCCCATCAGGCACACAAGTAATGaaggaaaaatgtattaaaacactttttgttcTCACGCTGTCACTCTGTTATCCAAATAAGAGGCACTCTTatttgcttcaagctgttttttACTAAATCAAAGTTCACAGTAAAACTAACtcataaaaaaagaggattgaGGAAGGAAACATTGTACAACCCCCAGGACCAGTGAAGTTGGAATCTtgtgtaaaaagtaaataaaaacagaaaacaatgatttgcaaatccgaTTCAGTTGAATGCACTACAAAGATAAGATATTGAATATTccagctttttttgtgtgtatgtgtgtaaattCCCATTTTGACAACAGATTCTACAGGGGCACGTTccccactgtgttacatcacctttgcTTTAAACAAAGTAAGTATTAGGGaactgttgaagctttgtaggtggactTCCGGTCCATTCGTGCTTGATCATAGCGCTCCCTGCACCCTTTGTCAGTCTGCTTTTTCTTTATTGATTTTTCTCTATTTGCACAATGACTCATTGGATATATTGGTTGTTCACTACTTTTCAAGATGTATTGTGGGATACATTAAGGGTACTATTTAGTGGATAACCCACGTATACACACTGCACATTGAAACGGCAATACAAAATGGCaagtgactgcaaaaaaaaaaaaaaaaaaaaaaaaaaacctttgtacTCTTTGTGCAGGCCAAGACCCATGGCAGCCAGTCAAGGTTTGACATTGGTGTAAAATATGCAGACAAGCAGAAGAGGACCTTTGATGAGGAGAAGATGAAGGCTGGGCAGTGTGTTATTGGCCTCCAGGTACACATCTCTCAGTAACTCatattgtctgtttttattcTGTCTTCAGGTGACAAAGATTACCCAAATATATCTGTTTTTAAATTTGGGAAACAAAACGACAATGGTACTGGTCCTGTGTGACAAAGTAAACCCCTCCCCGAAAATCATCCATTTACTGTGGCGTCATGACATTGACATCAGTCGAGAAACAGTGAACACAGTGAGACAAATCCTAAAATGGAGAAAATCTGGAAAAGTGGGGAACCTTGGCTGGAGTGGAGGgcttaaattttgttttttttttatcacaataGCACAGTGGAAACTCATCCAAGGAGGTCACAAAGTAACCCAGAATACAGAAAAGAAATGCTGGTCTCCCTTGCCTCATGTAACGTCTGTCGTCATGACCCAACAATAAGGAAGTGAATGGGCAAAATTGGCATACATGAtagagttgccaggcaaaaacAATTATGGACCTAAAAACACCTATATAATTCTCAAGAGTAATTATACCTGTATTCTATGGACTGAGACAAAACTCAGAACTTTTTTGAAGATGTCTTGTTACATCTGGTGCAAATGTAACGCAGCATTTGTGATAAACCTAGTTAAACGTGATTGTAGTGTGATTGGTTTTTGGGTGCTCTGCTTCTGCAGGACCTGGAAGAATGGCTGTGATTGATAGGAACCATGAAATCTGCTCTTTACCAAAAAATCGCAAAAGAAAGGGTTTGGCTAGTCGTTTGTGACCTGCTCTAGTGCCCTATTTAAAGTTGGGACTTTAATCTGATTGAAATGCTGTGGCATTGACCATGGAAAGGCTGTTCATGTTTGAAAACCCTCCAACGTTACTGAATTGAAACAATTCCAAGAGTAGGTCAAATTATCTCCACAGTGATGTGAATACTCATTGCCAGCTATAGAAAATCCTTGATTTCAATTTTTGCTGCTGAGGGTGGCTCGACCAGTTATTAGGTTTAGGGGGAAATTAGACAGACACCCAggtgaggaaactcatttcagctgtTTGGATCTGGTAACctttttctttcggtcatgacccatagttcatgagggtaggaacgtagatcgaccggtaaattgagaggtttGACTTTAGACTTAGCTCCTCCTtcccacaacagaccgatacacagtctgcatcactgcagatgacgTACCGATTGAATCtcccatctgtttttctctcactcgtgagcaagaccccaagatacttgaacttctccacctggggcaggatctcatcctcaACCCAGAAAGAGCacttatccattttctgaatgaGGACTGTGGTCTTAGACTTGGagatgctgattttcatcccaaccgcttcacactcttctctgaaccgctccagtgacagTTTGacatcacggcttgatgaagccaacagaatcacatcatctggaaaaagaaaagatgtaaTGCTGAGGTCATCAAATTGGACCCCCTCTATGCCTGGGCTgggcctagaaattctgtccataaaagttctgaagagaatcggtgacaaaagccagccttggcggagtccaactctcactacAAACGAATCTGATTTACTGCAAGCAATGCTAACCAAACTCTGGACTCGGTCGTGCAAGGACCAGCTGTCCACATCAGTGGATTTGGTACCCATCCTCCTCTCTAGCACCTCTGAATGGACCTTACCAGGGAATAATAATTCATGTATCATTTATTGTGAATTTAAGTGAAAGTCCTTATGTTATAGTCACTGAGATGGGAGGAAAAAAGTCATATTGTCACATGTTttgataaaaataacaacaacactaTGACAAGGCTGTAAAATGTTACGGAATACTGTTTAATATGGTGTATGTGTGACTCCTTGGATGTAAGTGTTGTGAAAGCACAGTTTGTCATGATCTCATGTCACCACACACTTGTCTGTCAAAGCTGCTCATTGTTCTGCTTCTTAAGTCGCCATTGCTGGTGTTGGTGCTTTAGTCACAAAGAAACATGCGAGTaaaaggggggggtggggtgggctcCGTGCATCTGACATGTTGTGACCCCCGATATACATTTTTACAGGGGAAACAATTCCTTACAGAGGGTGTTGATACGCAATTTGTTTCAAGACTTACTGGGTCAAGGCATATATTTTACACAAGAAAAATCTTAACGGCATACCAATcaattgtcacaaaaagtacattCGGTAATGTACTTTGTATTGAACTAATGATGATGTGAGGTTGTTGTGTAGGAGCATTTGTTCTTCCTGTCACTACATGTCACTCCCCTGgacagatgaataaagataattTTGTAGTACGTTTATAATATTTTCATTATCTCTTCTTGAAGACTGACATGACCTGagagtttgtttttgtgtttttcccttttttagaTGGGGACCAACAAGTGTGCCAGCCAGGCAGGTATGAACGCGTATGGCACCAGGAGGCATTTGTATGACCACAAAAGTCAAATGCTGGCACCCATGGACAACTCCACCATCAGTCTGCAAATGGGTACCAACAAGGGGGCCAGCCAGGTACATGAAGATATGGAGAGGTGGATGTGCATTTTATACTTGGGCCTCAGTTGGGACTTTGCCCTCTTAATACCACCACTATCACCTTGTAATTATGGAAAACAAAAGTATACCAAAAAACCCAACACTGCAGTATAACAGATCACAGCTGAGCCACATACTTCTAGAGCAGTTCACAATAATTATTCCAAACAATTAATGTGACAACTCTTATGatgcaattacaaaaaaaaaaattgcaagcacGTGCTCTGCCTTGACGCTTGGCAATGATCAGTTTTTTCCACACTGATTAATGACTGCAGGCTTGCGCACCACTGAGAAGAACTCAGTTGGGGCTCTGGCAGCAAACCAGGAGGAAAGAGTCCATTAAAGACAGAGAATGTCCAATGTTGGGATTATTTCACACTAGACCAGGGAGGAAAAGTGGAATCTGGTTACTTCAAAgaagaattaccgtaatttctggtctACAagctctgactttttttccacacggttTCAACTTTGCAgtctatgcggtgatgtggctaatttgtgcatttttttctatcggccgcaagggggcactcgagcagaaaagtaagagtgagaccggtggaatatatgtgccgaggaagtgacttttagcggcctgttagcgctgcgctatcaTGTTACTGGCTtgtctcagttatttttaccggtatgttttttttttttttttaatggccctgttagcgcggcgccagcATTAGCACagtggtgctagcattaaactctgtgtaccgtcagtaaatatttcgtgtctcattgtgggcacttgcggcttttacacagctgtggagTATGTATGGACCacatgatatttcctttacaaatgtactgggtgaggcttataaccaggtgcgctctgttggccgggaattacggtagctaACATACCACAACAGCATATCTACTATCGCAAACACAAGGTATTGAGTTTTCCTCATTTAAAATAGCTTAAGACCGTTACTTAGTCCATATTGTAATGCCCTCACAAATTTCTGCAGCGAAAGCTTCAAAAGGGCGGAAAAACCAGTACTGGGAAGATATTTCCAATTTGTCATAAAATCAGGATTATAGGGCTGCAAGTGGAATCCTCCTCAGGGCTGTCATTCCTCTGTCATG harbors:
- the cnn2 gene encoding calponin-2 — translated: MSFNRGPAYGFSAEVRNKIAQKYDLQKEEELRIWIEDLTGASIGPDFHNGLKNGVILCQLINKLQPGSVKTINRSSLNWHQLENLTNFIRAIKEYGLKPHDTFEANDVFENGNKTQLQTTLLALASMAKTHGSQSRFDIGVKYADKQKRTFDEEKMKAGQCVIGLQMGTNKCASQAGMNAYGTRRHLYDHKSQMLAPMDNSTISLQMGTNKGASQAGMTAPGTRRMIYDYKLGTDKCDNSTMSLQMGYSQGANQSGQNFGLGRQIYDAKYCSKGGEVMDETNGASGAYIPDYQDEGYQGYQEEEQVYREDGTDY